From the genome of Candidozyma auris chromosome 2, complete sequence, one region includes:
- a CDS encoding SAGA histone acetyltransferase complex subunit SGF11, with translation MTSSALTVQSLAESIYEDMMTNIIRQVTLNTVSRYRTLQQCVEGDYFDAISPTRSTGNRDIFGNDKTKLKNSETSRYFECGKCGRQIAGGRFAQHINKCLERGRR, from the exons ATGACTTCCTCGGCTTTAACAGTTCAAAGTTTG GCTGAATCTATTTATGAAGATATGATGACAAATATCATCAGGCAGGTAACGCTCAACACGGTCTCTCGCTACAGAACATTACAGCAGTGTGTAGAAGGAGATTACTTCGATGCAATTTCCCCCACAAGATCTACTGGAAACAGAGATATCTTCGGTAATGATAAGACAAAGCTCAAGAACTCGGAAACGTCGCGATATTTCGAATGCGGGAAATGTGGAAGACAAATTGCTGGCGGGCGTTTCGCTCAGCACATAAACAAATGCCTTGAAAGAGGTCGGAGATGA
- a CDS encoding putative ferric-chelate reductase — protein sequence MDVSFLSEYFHYPDSKSKEYKDCRQNTTNRFGEIMGWVSAVFLLGVTFQNYLLATGHLYFNKVHVLGPINSMCDRINSCGREGSVINRILRGITKFLKHTAYVSYLNLSAITQIVLWSSVFTVLALSDINGGDLIFLAKRLGRLSVVTLPTVFFLTIRPSPLPNTLYLSLLPIHKWLSRGVIVLAIIHTILYLGFFSKNGTWQKAWKLENLYGWGSLAGFLMIIVTSLSKIRDRTYKLFFFNHYFWSWVIVLLLPFHVRPVKTTYVNILNIAILAYQIFYRVQNTRTSEVGDFKVTHVSPNLALVDFPNNLIKIRANNPGAHVRITDHSGNILKRLYKQIIPNYHPYTLVSLPSDRSQKLIVRKGAFQWVDSRRYKVCGSFDPNLLLVKTSNNENSRFSISKLGINARKMLIVVGGSAISFAIPLLRVSNYHGVPVKILWVIRDYRDISILRHFEGYLHGDDFEIFVTGNPSEVSESSPLSGMPSYGTFQLLSRKPSTCGSEHNEHSRLTYTLDEESNLNQESENVDVDLSDEDMSDDEENRDCTIQSLSPLSQYNEQFEDSIEFDEDDAIGQDMRSTLTRKSSRSHSINERFNIDLEKGNVSHTQFENTVKRLNLENRIYKGRPKLNYRYYNWCVNQHDIFTQCSGPQQLDGSGLICCRDIPGRNKIRTEQSLPDAEKVWVISAGPKSLVKNVKLWASENGLKYHEEAFYV from the coding sequence ATGGATGTCTCTTTCCTCTCTGAATACTTCCACTACCCGGACTCCAAGTCCAAGGAGTATAAGGACTGTCGGCAAAACACAACCAACCGATTTGGGGAGATCATGGGTTGGGTGTCGGCAGTGTTCTTGCTTGGTGTGACTTTTCAGAACTATTTGCTAGCCACCGGCCATTTGTATTTCAACAAAGTGCATGTTTTAGGGCCGATCAATAGTATGTGTGACCGCATCAACAGTTGCGGGAGAGAAGGCAGCGTCATCAATCGTATACTCCGAGGCATCACGAAATTCCTCAAGCACACGGCTTACGTTTCATATTTGAACCTTCTGGCCATCACTCAGATCGTTCTCTGGTCGTCAGTCTTCACCGTCTTGGCGCTCCTGGACATCAATGGCGGtgacttgatcttcttggccaagcGCTTAGGGCGCTTGTCGGTTGTGACTTTACCAACggtgttcttcttgaccatACGGCCATCTCCCTTGCCCAACACCCTCTATTTGAGTTTGCTCCCAATTCACAAATGGCTATCGCGTGGTGTTATAGTGCTTGCTATAATACATACCATCTTGTACCTCGGGTTTTTCAGCAAGAATGGAACATGGCAGAAAGCGTGGAAACTCGAGAATCTCTACGGCTGGGGTTCCTTGGCTGGGTTTCTCATGATCATCGTCACTTCACTTCTGAAGATTCGCGATCGCACGTATaagcttttcttctttaatCATTACTTCTGGAGTTGGGTTATCgttttgcttcttcctttcCACGTAAGGCCTGTTAAGACCACATACGTGAATATCTTAAACATAGCCATTTTGGCTTACCAGATTTTTTACAGAGTGCAAAATACTAGAACTTCtgaagttggtgatttcAAAGTGACTCATGTATCACCGAACTTGGCATTGGTAGATTTCCCCAACAACCTTATAAAGATCAGGGCTAATAATCCTGGTGCTCATGTTCGTATCACTGATCACAGTGGCAATATTCTCAAGCGTCTTTACAAGCAGATTATTCCCAACTACCACCCATATACATTGGTTTCGTTACCGCTGGATCGGTCGCAGAAGCTCATTGTACGTAAAGGTGCATTTCAATGGGTTGACAGTCGCAGATATAAAGTGTGTGGCTCATTTGACCCAAATTTACTACTTGTCAAAACAAGCAACAATGAAAATTCAAGGTTCTCTATATCGAAGTTGGGAATTAATGCGAGAAAAATGCTAATAGTTGTTGGAGGCTCCGCAATATCGTTTGCAATCCCTTTGTTGAGGGTACTGAACTATCATGGCGTCCCTGTTAAAATACTTTGGGTGATTCGTGACTATAGAGATATATCCATCCTTCGCCATTTTGAAGGCTATCTTCATGGGGACGACTTTGAAATTTTCGTTACTGGCAATCCTTCCGAAGTGTCTGAATCATCGCCTCTCTCAGGAATGCCAAGCTACGGAACTTTCCAACTATTGTCAAGGAAGCCCTCAACGTGTGGCTCGGAGCACAATGAGCATTCGAGATTGACATACACTCTTGATGAGGAATCAAACTTGAATCAGGAGCTGGAGAACGTTGATGTCGACTTATCAGATGAAGATATGCTggacgatgaagagaatcGCGATTGCACCATTCAGCTGCTCAGTCCACTCAGTCAGTACAATGAACAATTCGAGGATAGCATCgaatttgatgaggatgatgcTATCGGTCAAGACATGAGGTCCACATTAACCCGTAAATCCAGCAGATCCCATTCCATTAATGAAAGATTCAACATCGACTTAGAAAAGGGCAATGTATCGCATACCCAGTTCGAGAACACTGTGAAAAGACTAAATTTGGAGAACCGCATCTATAAAGGCAGGCCAAAATTAAACTACCGTTATTACAATTGGTGCGTCAATCAACATGATATCTTTACACAATGCTCTGGGCCGCAACAGTTGGATGGATCTGGCCTTATTTGTTGCAGAGATATTCCAGGCAGAAACAAAATAAGAACAGAGCAAAGTCTTCCAGATGCTGAGAAAGTATGGGTGATATCGGCCGGTCCCAAGTCACTTGTCAAAAACGTGAAACTTTGGGCCAGTGAGAATGGGCTCAAATACCATGAAGAGGCATTTTACGTATGA
- a CDS encoding TRAMP complex RNA-binding subunit, whose amino-acid sequence MGLLSFIEDTKPSEVDESTRWSEPSPTEKSSESPPEEKNNQRSDSNGVTSLSYDEVNDNADELIELRGEGRYFGVIDPEQGATVNAQQALGPLCDNCHKRGHIRSKCKTVICHKCGKVGDHYETQCPTTMICAKCGQRGHMVSACKNKSRKREYCRHCDTFNHSDYTCPSIWRSYITQPLPEGDKSDSSWKMSDLPVIYCYNCGDHTHFGDECHRQRSSRIPNRNGSAFSGTNLPKHLRKLYSWLANDSKNKGTGSGHSGNRNINDFKKNQQALKSSSKDFNGPSTAQPSRSGIIKSGKNKASLPPIPTKANRSGVIAPKGQKKQYQSSRNGNGVIKPNRSGTLPKNGGRNQNFQAFY is encoded by the coding sequence ATGGGTCTACTATCTTTCATCGAAGACACAAAGCCATCAGAAGTTGACGAGAGCACAAGGTGGTCAGAACCTCTGCCTACAGAAAAGAGTTCAGAGCTGCCTCCGGAAGAGAAAAACAATCAGCGGAGTGATAGTAATGGCGTCACCTCTCTTTCGTACGACGAAGTTAACGATAATGCAGACGAGCTTATCGAGCTTCGAGGTGAGGGAAGGTATTTCGGCGTAATTGATCCTGAGCAGGGTGCCACTGTCAACGCACAGCAGGCACTTGGTCCCTTATGCGATAACTGCCACAAAAGGGGCCATATCAGGTCGAAATGTAAGACTGTCATATGCCACAAATGTGGTAAAGTTGGTGATCATTACGAAACTCAGTGTCCCACAACAATGATATGCGCCAAATGTGGTCAAAGAGGTCATATGGTGTCTGcttgcaagaacaagagtAGAAAGAGAGAATATTGCAGACACTGCGACACATTCAATCATAGCGACTATACTTGCCCCAGTATATGGCGCTCTTACATAACGCAGCCGTTGCCTGAAGGTGATAAGAGCGATCTGCTGTGGAAAATGTCAGACTTGCCTGTAATATACTGCTATAATTGTGGTGATCATACGCATTTTGGAGATGAATGCCACAGGCAACGTTCATCGCGTATACCTAATAGGAATGGCAGTGCGTTCAGCGGCACGAACTTGCCCAAGCACCTCCGAAAGTTATACAGCTGGCTCGCAAATGATCTGAAAAATAAAGGAACTGGTTCTGGGCACCTGGGTAACAGAAATatcaacgacttcaagaaaaatCAGCAGGCTCTCAAGTCATCGCTGAAAGATTTCAACGGGCCATCCACTGCTCAGCCATCCAGGTCCGGCATCATCAAGCTGGGCAAGAACAAGGCAAGTCTCCCGCCAATTCCAACAAAAGCGAATCGCTCTGGAGTAATCGCCCCAAAAggacaaaagaaacaatATCAGTCATCTCGCAATGGGAACGGCGTAATCAAACCTAACAGATCAGGAACCTTGCCAAAAAACGGTGGTCGCAACCAGAACTTCCAGGCATTTTATTAG
- the TVP18 gene encoding Tvp18p, with amino-acid sequence MVNVGNIFSNIFSGFSADFKKKNFSLYGQWLGILNIFLCLALGIANIFHFNLVIIFSIICIVQGLVVVFVEIPFLLKICPLTDTFTNFVRNFDENWPRCGFYLLMAAIQYLSLVISATSLLVVAIVFTLASACYLFAALKHQEYLKTSISVTGNNDDLESQVAHNVVRNVL; translated from the coding sequence ATGGTAAACGTCGGCAATATATTCTCAAATATTTTTAGTGGCTTTTCAGCtgacttcaaaaagaaaaatttctCCCTTTATGGCCAGTGGCTTGGGATCTTAAACATCTTCCTTTGCCTTGCATTGGGAATTGCCAACATCTTTCACTTCAATCTTGTGAtaatcttctccatcattTGTATCGTGCAGGGACTTGTGGTGGTATTCGTGGAGATTCcgtttttgttgaagatctgcCCATTGACAGACACTTTCACCAACTTTGTTCGCAATTTTGACGAGAATTGGCCTCGTTGCGGCTTCTACTTGTTAATGGCCGCCATACAATACCTCAGCTTGGTCATTCTGGCCACATCGTTGCTTGTGGTTGCCATTGTGTTCACTTTGGCATCGGCGTGCTACTTGTTCGCAGCTTTGAAACACCAAGAGTACCTCAAGACTTCCATTAGCGTTACAGGCAACAATGACGATTTGGAGTCACAAGTTGCCCACAACGTGGTCAGAAACGTGTTGTAA